A stretch of Leptolyngbyaceae cyanobacterium DNA encodes these proteins:
- a CDS encoding NAD(P)/FAD-dependent oxidoreductase, with the protein PPALIIGSGPSGTSAAITLAQMGLPVVILDREKFPRHHPGETLHPGIEALLKQLGVAEQIHSANFLRHPGNWVKWEAEPRFVPFGADETGTWQGFQAWRADFDNILLEKAIKLGVEVRQPCRALQSIFHQNRISGVVTSDGEIPATFVIDATGNSHWLAKQLNLPINYYSPRLIAYFGYAEGECPIRDETPEIVADENGWTWTARVRPKLYQWTRLSFNNQSIEKDWLPNEFRALKPKGKIGAADVSWRIVNPCANLGYFLVGDAAAVLDPASSHGVLKAMMSGIMAAHLIGEILRGRNEFEATKYYCQWVSNWFHHDVEKLREFYSVLPLSTTDYQSSP; encoded by the coding sequence GCCCCCTGCCCTCATCATCGGCAGTGGCCCATCCGGGACATCTGCGGCAATTACCTTAGCGCAGATGGGATTACCTGTAGTTATCCTAGACCGAGAAAAATTTCCCCGCCACCATCCCGGAGAAACCCTCCACCCTGGGATCGAAGCACTTCTCAAACAATTAGGAGTAGCAGAACAAATTCACTCTGCCAACTTTTTGCGCCATCCCGGAAATTGGGTGAAATGGGAAGCAGAACCTCGATTTGTTCCTTTCGGCGCAGATGAAACCGGAACTTGGCAAGGTTTTCAAGCATGGCGGGCAGATTTCGATAACATTTTATTAGAAAAAGCCATTAAATTAGGCGTAGAAGTTCGCCAACCTTGTCGTGCTTTACAATCAATTTTCCATCAAAATCGAATTAGCGGAGTTGTTACTTCCGATGGTGAAATACCAGCAACTTTTGTGATAGATGCCACTGGTAATTCTCATTGGCTAGCCAAACAATTAAACTTACCAATTAATTATTATTCACCTCGTTTAATCGCTTATTTTGGTTATGCAGAAGGAGAATGTCCGATTCGAGATGAAACACCAGAAATCGTAGCAGATGAAAACGGTTGGACTTGGACAGCAAGAGTGCGTCCAAAACTTTATCAATGGACGCGGTTATCTTTTAATAATCAATCAATTGAAAAAGATTGGCTACCTAACGAATTTCGCGCTTTGAAACCAAAAGGTAAAATAGGTGCAGCCGATGTCAGTTGGCGCATCGTTAATCCTTGTGCTAATTTGGGTTATTTTTTAGTAGGTGATGCGGCGGCAGTACTCGATCCCGCTTCTTCGCATGGCGTGTTAAAAGCGATGATGTCGGGAATAATGGCAGCCCATTTAATAGGTGAAATTTTGCGGGGTAGGAATGAATTTGAAGCAACTAAATACTATTGCCAATGGGTAAGTAACTGGTTTCACCATGATGTAGAAAAATTGCGAGAGTTTTATAGTGTTTTGCCACTATCTACTACCGATTACCAATCCTCACCATAG